From the Cucumis sativus cultivar 9930 chromosome 5, Cucumber_9930_V3, whole genome shotgun sequence genome, the window AATCCTTCCCACATATACCTCTAAGCAAACAATCGAGCCTAGCAAAGATagaacaaaggaaaaaaagttaagcAGAAATCATACATTGCGTGGACAACTATGGACGATGTCGACAGCTTCCTGATTGCTTATATACTCCCAAAGACCATCTGAAGCAAATATAAGAAACTGATCCTCTGGATACAGTTTCTGCACGACAATAGCAGGCTCAGCTTTAAGTATTGGCTTGTGGAATGGTTCTGGTAATCTGAACTTTGGCAAAAGAGGCTCTCGGTTGAACTCTGTTTTCTTCAGATAAGCATCACCAAGGGATCTTGAGACCTACACATCAACAGCTACATCATCAGAGTGAGACTTCTTAGTTCATAACTAATAGTTCATTTGGgatgaaaatatttccatCCTTCTTATTTCATACTTCAGAGTGATACtatttatttgcttttctttttcttttttacaagaacaactttcattgagaaaaaaaaatgaaagaacacACGTACACGCAAAACACCTCCAGCTATACAAGAGATTGTGCCtatagaataattacaaaaaaaacctTCTAAATAAAAGCCCACTGGAAAACACGAAAGCATACAAGGGACCATAATTCCCTAGGATCCCTCTCAGTACCCCTAAAACACCCTACTATTCTGTTCAGCCCACAAAACCCATAAAACTGCACATACATGAGCAATTGTTTGGATAcaagtgattttttattttattttctcttcctaTCAAAGAAAAGGCATTGAGAACAAACCTGTATAACACCCTTCACACGCCACACCTTGTGCTTTAGCACCACGATCTGTGGATCATTGGGATGCAACGAGTGCAACTCCTCTCTCACAGATTCAATACTAGCATTGTGCTCAGATGACAATTGGATGGCTTTAACCTCTTTATGAGTTCTTTCAAATCTTCCCAACACCACTCTAGAATCTCCAGCATTTGCAATATATAGTAATCCACAACATATTATGCCTACCAAACAGCATGAACCAACCGAAGCAATTTGAGGCTTAATAAGCCATTGTTTCTTTACAAGAGACAAAAATTCCTCTTCCGTCTCCAAGAACGCTTTGTTAATAATTTCAGCAGATACTCCCTGATTTTCTGGAATAAATTCTGCATCATGAAAAGCTGTCAAGTGTAAACATTCCAATTAGctatataatgaaaattggtAGGAGATCCATAAGCACTCACAAAGTCACAACCAAACTCAAGGAAAGTTTCCTTCATCGTTTACTTCGGGCTTCAAATTAGACTAATTTCGGTAACAATCTAGAAAGTTTATGTACATGAACATACTATCCAATCCCAACTATTTCTACATGGCAATGAAAGGAGGATATCGAATTCTTTTAAAGTTAAGATAATGTACTTTCTTTGAGAGCAG encodes:
- the LOC101220760 gene encoding probable protein phosphatase 2C 38 isoform X1, translated to MVSETFMKIVSPCWKPLVEGENSSRDGDASGRVDGLLWYKDSGRHINGDFSMAVIQANNLLEDRSQLESGPLSSYESGPVGTFVGIYDGHGGPEAAQFINDRLFNNMKTFHDAEFIPENQGVSAEIINKAFLETEEEFLSLVKKQWLIKPQIASVGSCCLVGIICCGLLYIANAGDSRVVLGRFERTHKEVKAIQLSSEHNASIESVREELHSLHPNDPQIVVLKHKVWRVKGVIQVSRSLGDAYLKKTEFNREPLLPKFRLPEPFHKPILKAEPAIVVQKLYPEDQFLIFASDGLWEYISNQEAVDIVHSCPRNGVARKLVKAALHGAAKKREMRYTDLKKIDRGVRRHFHDDITVIVLFLDSHLISRSPSYGPMLSIRGGSGILARS
- the LOC101220760 gene encoding probable protein phosphatase 2C 38 isoform X2; translated protein: MVSETFMKIVSPCWKPLVEGENSSRDGDASGRVDGLLWYKDSGRHINGDFSMAVIQANNLLEDRSQLESGPLSSYESGPVGTFVGIYDGHGGPEAAQFINDRLFNNMKKFIPENQGVSAEIINKAFLETEEEFLSLVKKQWLIKPQIASVGSCCLVGIICCGLLYIANAGDSRVVLGRFERTHKEVKAIQLSSEHNASIESVREELHSLHPNDPQIVVLKHKVWRVKGVIQVSRSLGDAYLKKTEFNREPLLPKFRLPEPFHKPILKAEPAIVVQKLYPEDQFLIFASDGLWEYISNQEAVDIVHSCPRNGVARKLVKAALHGAAKKREMRYTDLKKIDRGVRRHFHDDITVIVLFLDSHLISRSPSYGPMLSIRGGSGILARS